From Bacillus sp. FSL K6-3431, the proteins below share one genomic window:
- the yfmF gene encoding EF-P 5-aminopentanol modification-associated protein YfmF, with the protein MLLEKEQIIKKQGYTLHMIKTDKYKTNTLVWKMKAPLQEDSATYRALLPHVLQSSSKKFPTTTLLRSYLDELYGTSLYTDLAKKGEQHIITFAMDIANEKFLQDQTPLLQKGIDLLREVLLQPNSENGAFDEKTVEKEKRNLKQRIQSIYDDKMRYASTRLVEEMCKGEAYAVPLNGDLDQVDNITASSLYEYYESVIRNDELDLYIIGDVDPEQVVEYCSQFEFAERLQATNKEQLISKVEEEKEVKEIQDIKQGKLNMGYRTNIAYGDKDYFAMQVFNGIYGGFPHSKLFINVREKESLAYYAASRVESHKGLLMVMSGIENQKYDQAVSIIKKQMDLMKEGQFNDQEIEQTKAVIQNQFLETIDSARGLIEILYHNIVAGTNVQLKDWIDKVAETTKEDIIAVGKKIDLDTIYFLAGKEGEQS; encoded by the coding sequence ATGCTGCTTGAGAAGGAACAAATAATCAAGAAACAAGGTTATACATTGCATATGATCAAAACGGACAAGTATAAAACGAATACGCTTGTTTGGAAAATGAAAGCTCCGCTTCAAGAAGATTCCGCTACATATAGAGCACTTTTGCCACATGTATTACAAAGTAGTTCGAAGAAGTTTCCAACTACAACGTTACTTCGTTCCTATTTAGACGAGCTTTATGGTACTTCACTATATACAGATCTAGCCAAAAAAGGAGAACAACATATTATTACTTTTGCAATGGATATTGCAAATGAAAAATTTCTTCAAGATCAAACACCACTCCTGCAAAAAGGTATTGATTTATTGAGAGAAGTTTTACTTCAACCAAATAGTGAAAATGGAGCTTTTGATGAAAAAACTGTAGAAAAAGAAAAACGTAATTTGAAGCAACGCATACAGTCAATTTACGATGATAAAATGCGCTATGCTAGCACACGACTTGTAGAAGAAATGTGTAAAGGCGAAGCATATGCTGTTCCGCTAAATGGCGATTTGGACCAAGTGGATAATATTACTGCTTCGTCATTGTATGAATATTATGAATCTGTAATTCGTAATGATGAGCTAGATTTATACATCATTGGTGATGTAGATCCGGAACAAGTAGTAGAATATTGCAGTCAGTTCGAGTTTGCAGAAAGACTTCAAGCAACGAACAAGGAACAGTTAATATCTAAAGTTGAAGAAGAGAAAGAAGTAAAAGAAATTCAGGATATTAAACAAGGTAAATTAAATATGGGTTATCGTACAAATATAGCCTATGGTGACAAAGATTATTTTGCTATGCAGGTATTTAACGGTATATATGGGGGATTTCCACACTCTAAATTATTCATAAACGTTCGGGAAAAAGAAAGCTTAGCATATTATGCGGCAAGCAGAGTTGAAAGTCATAAAGGATTGTTAATGGTCATGTCAGGAATTGAAAATCAAAAATATGATCAGGCTGTTTCTATTATTAAAAAACAAATGGATTTAATGAAAGAAGGCCAATTTAACGATCAGGAAATAGAACAAACAAAAGCCGTCATTCAAAATCAATTTCTTGAAACGATTGATTCAGCAAGAGGTCTAATCGAAATTCTATACCATAATATCGTTGCCGGAACGAATGTACAATTGAAAGATTGGATAGACAAAGTGGCGGAAACGACAAAAGAAGATATTATCGCTGTTGGTAAAAAAATAGACTTGGATACAATCTATTTTCTTGCAGGAAAGGAAGGTGAACAATCATGA
- a CDS encoding ABC transporter permease, protein MDVMTLLSLIISSSIMAAAPLILTALGGVFSERSGVVNIGLEGLMVIGAFSSIVFNLSTAHIFGAATPWMSILFAMLMAGIFSLLHGLASITFRADQVVSGVAINFLALGLSLFLVKKIYGKGQTDTILENIGKIDIPILSDIPIIGRLFFSNVSYVAYVAILLSFLVWFVLFKTPFGLRLRSVGEHPMAADTMGINVTRLRYIGVFLSGVLGGAGGAVFAQSLTLNFSHITITGQGFMALAAMIFGKWHPLGAMGAALFFGFAQSLSIVAPQIPFLANIPSVFLLITPYVLTILALAGFIGRADAPKALGDPYIKGKR, encoded by the coding sequence GTGGATGTCATGACTTTATTATCTCTTATAATTTCTTCTTCTATCATGGCTGCAGCACCCCTTATTCTCACTGCTCTCGGAGGTGTGTTTTCAGAGCGATCTGGAGTTGTAAATATTGGATTAGAAGGATTAATGGTCATCGGAGCGTTTAGCTCAATCGTATTCAATTTAAGTACTGCCCATATATTTGGAGCAGCAACACCATGGATGTCGATACTATTTGCCATGTTGATGGCGGGGATATTTTCTTTATTACATGGTCTAGCATCGATTACATTCCGAGCAGATCAAGTAGTGAGTGGTGTGGCGATTAATTTCCTTGCACTCGGTCTATCATTATTCCTCGTGAAAAAAATATATGGCAAAGGGCAAACAGATACGATTCTCGAAAACATTGGCAAAATTGATATTCCGATACTCAGCGATATTCCTATAATCGGGAGATTATTTTTTAGTAATGTTTCCTATGTTGCTTATGTAGCGATTCTATTGTCTTTTCTTGTATGGTTTGTTTTATTTAAAACACCTTTTGGATTACGGCTTAGATCTGTCGGAGAACATCCAATGGCTGCCGATACGATGGGGATAAATGTAACACGCCTTCGTTATATAGGAGTATTCTTATCCGGCGTACTTGGTGGTGCTGGAGGAGCAGTTTTCGCACAGTCCCTTACACTTAATTTCAGCCATATAACCATTACTGGTCAAGGATTTATGGCGCTGGCCGCAATGATTTTTGGTAAATGGCATCCGCTTGGAGCAATGGGAGCGGCGTTGTTTTTTGGCTTTGCACAAAGTCTGAGTATCGTAGCACCACAAATTCCATTCCTGGCAAATATACCATCCGTATTTTTATTAATCACACCATATGTGCTCACCATCCTAGCACTAGCCGGTTTTATCGGACGTGCCGATGCTCCCAAAGCACTTGGCGATCCGTATATTAAAGGGAAACGATGA
- a CDS encoding ABC transporter permease: MSKRLSNLLIPIIAVILGLITGAIVMLISGYNPIAGYAALWYGALGEPYYIGETVRQMTPYIFAGLAVAFAFRTGLFNIGVEGQLLVGWVASVWVGLAFDLPKIIHLPLAIIAAAVAGAIWGFIPGLLKARLKVHEVIVTIMMNYIALHVTNYLIRYVLSDQKDSTDLIHESASLSSLFFESITEYSTLHYGIFLALAGAIVMWFILEKTKAGFELRSVGFNQHASEYAGMNVSRNIIASMVISGAFAGLAGAMEGLGTFGSASLQSGFSGIGFDGIAVALLGGNTAIGVVLAAFLFGGLKVGALLMPDANVPKELVEIVIAFIIFFVASSYMIRLLIARFKKGVK; the protein is encoded by the coding sequence ATGTCTAAACGATTATCTAACTTGCTCATCCCCATTATTGCTGTAATACTCGGCCTAATAACGGGAGCTATCGTTATGCTTATAAGTGGCTATAACCCAATTGCAGGCTACGCTGCACTCTGGTATGGAGCGTTGGGAGAACCATATTATATTGGTGAAACGGTTAGGCAAATGACTCCTTATATATTTGCTGGACTTGCGGTGGCGTTTGCCTTTAGAACAGGGCTTTTCAATATTGGTGTTGAAGGCCAGCTACTAGTAGGTTGGGTCGCATCTGTTTGGGTAGGTCTTGCATTTGATCTGCCAAAAATTATCCATCTCCCACTTGCGATCATTGCAGCCGCAGTTGCAGGTGCCATTTGGGGATTTATTCCCGGATTATTAAAAGCACGTTTAAAAGTTCATGAAGTTATCGTAACTATCATGATGAATTATATCGCCTTACATGTGACAAATTACTTGATCCGATATGTGCTTTCCGATCAAAAAGACTCAACAGATTTGATTCACGAATCAGCTTCATTAAGCTCGTTATTCTTTGAATCGATCACAGAGTACTCTACGCTTCATTATGGTATATTTCTAGCTTTAGCTGGAGCAATTGTCATGTGGTTTATTTTGGAGAAAACGAAAGCTGGTTTTGAGCTTCGGTCTGTAGGATTTAATCAGCATGCTTCTGAATATGCTGGCATGAATGTTAGCAGAAATATTATTGCATCGATGGTCATATCTGGAGCGTTTGCAGGTCTTGCAGGGGCGATGGAAGGGCTGGGTACCTTCGGAAGCGCGTCGCTCCAGTCGGGATTCTCGGGCATAGGGTTTGACGGGATTGCTGTTGCCTTACTTGGAGGGAATACTGCGATCGGTGTTGTACTTGCAGCTTTCTTATTTGGTGGATTGAAGGTAGGAGCACTACTTATGCCAGATGCAAATGTGCCAAAAGAGCTTGTAGAGATTGTTATTGCATTTATTATTTTCTTTGTGGCATCAAGTTATATGATTCGCTTGCTTATCGCACGTTTTAAAAAGGGGGTGAAATAA
- a CDS encoding ABC transporter ATP-binding protein yields the protein MEYVVEMLNIRKEFPGIVANDQVTLQIKKGEIHALLGENGAGKSTLMNVLFGLYQPEKGEIRVKGEPVHITSPTIANKFGIGMVHQHFMLVDTFTVTENIILGQEPKKGVAVDLKKAELDVAEISEKYGLAVNPSAKIADISVGMQQRVEILKTLYRGADILIFDEPTAVLTPQEIKELSQIMQNLIKEGKSIILITHKLKEIMEICNRVTVIRKGQGIGTVEVKNTTTNELANLMVGREVVFTTNKSKANPRGNVLEINQLVVKDTRGIDAVRGLDLTVQAGEIVGIAGVDGNGQTEFIEAITGLRKVESGTVMLNGKKIANLKPRRITESGIGHIPQDRHKHGLVLDFPIGENMVLQTYYQHPYSKAGVLNFKEVYKKAKALIDEFDVRTPSEFTHARALSGGNQQKAIIGREIDRNPDLLIAAQPTRGLDVGAIEFIHKRLIEQRDNGKAVLLISFELEEILNVSDRIAVIYEGKIVAIVDAAKTTEQELGLLMAGSKQREVGEDAHV from the coding sequence ATGGAGTATGTAGTAGAAATGTTGAACATCCGTAAAGAATTTCCTGGTATTGTTGCCAATGATCAAGTCACACTCCAAATCAAAAAAGGGGAGATACATGCCCTTTTAGGAGAAAATGGGGCCGGGAAATCCACGTTGATGAATGTTCTGTTCGGTTTATATCAACCGGAAAAAGGGGAAATCAGGGTAAAAGGGGAGCCTGTTCATATTACAAGCCCTACAATCGCTAATAAGTTTGGAATCGGAATGGTACATCAGCACTTTATGCTGGTCGATACCTTTACGGTGACTGAAAATATAATTTTAGGTCAAGAGCCTAAAAAAGGTGTAGCTGTTGATTTAAAAAAAGCGGAGCTTGATGTAGCGGAAATCTCCGAAAAATACGGGTTGGCCGTCAATCCTAGTGCTAAGATTGCAGATATTTCCGTTGGAATGCAACAGCGCGTCGAAATTTTAAAAACCCTTTACAGAGGGGCGGACATTCTAATTTTTGATGAACCGACGGCTGTGCTTACGCCGCAAGAAATTAAAGAATTAAGTCAAATTATGCAAAACCTGATTAAAGAAGGAAAATCAATTATTTTAATCACCCATAAATTAAAGGAAATAATGGAAATATGCAACCGTGTTACAGTTATTCGTAAAGGGCAAGGAATCGGAACTGTTGAAGTGAAAAATACTACGACAAACGAATTAGCCAATTTAATGGTTGGTAGAGAAGTTGTGTTTACTACGAATAAAAGTAAAGCAAATCCAAGAGGAAATGTTTTGGAAATCAATCAATTAGTTGTTAAAGATACTAGAGGAATCGATGCTGTTAGAGGACTTGACCTGACTGTTCAAGCTGGAGAAATTGTCGGGATTGCAGGGGTAGATGGAAATGGTCAAACTGAATTTATTGAAGCTATCACTGGCCTTAGAAAAGTAGAGAGCGGAACCGTCATGCTAAATGGTAAAAAGATTGCAAATTTGAAACCCCGAAGGATTACAGAATCTGGGATTGGTCATATTCCTCAAGATAGACATAAACATGGCCTTGTTCTAGATTTTCCAATCGGTGAAAATATGGTTTTACAAACCTATTATCAGCATCCATATTCGAAAGCTGGAGTGCTTAACTTTAAAGAAGTTTATAAGAAAGCAAAAGCCCTCATTGATGAATTTGATGTCAGAACCCCAAGCGAATTTACACATGCACGTGCATTATCTGGTGGAAACCAACAAAAAGCAATTATTGGTAGGGAGATCGATAGAAATCCTGATCTTTTAATCGCGGCACAGCCAACGAGAGGGCTTGATGTTGGAGCTATTGAATTTATACATAAACGCTTAATTGAACAGCGCGATAATGGTAAGGCAGTTTTGCTCATATCATTTGAGTTGGAAGAAATATTAAATGTCAGTGATAGGATTGCCGTTATTTACGAAGGGAAAATTGTTGCTATTGTCGATGCTGCTAAAACAACGGAACAGGAGTTAGGGTTATTAATGGCCGGATCGAAGCAGAGAGAAGTGGGGGAGGATGCTCATGTCTAA
- a CDS encoding BMP family lipoprotein, with protein sequence MKKRNFGLALSLVLAAGTILGACGTSGNKQGKDEKKEDQNFSVAMVTDEGGVDDKSFNQSAWEGLTAFGEENNLEKGKNGYNYFESKSEADYATNLNTAVRNDFDIIYGVGYKLQKAIDKIAGQRKDNHFVIVDDVIEGKDNVASLTFKEHEGSFLVGVVAGLMTKSNKVGFVGGIETDLINKFAAGFEAGVKEVNPNAKVQIQFAGTFTDTAKGASIAATQYSSGVDIIYHAAGGAGLGVFTEAKNLKQKDPDRDVWVIGVDQDQHAEGDVKVDGETKNVTLTSMVKRVDFAVQEIATNAKSGEFPGGELLEYGLEENGIKISDSQEHLTDEVIKAVKDYEQKIKNGEIDVPSTLK encoded by the coding sequence GTGAAAAAGCGTAATTTTGGTTTGGCGCTATCACTCGTTTTAGCTGCAGGAACAATTCTTGGAGCCTGTGGAACAAGCGGTAACAAGCAAGGGAAAGATGAGAAAAAAGAAGATCAAAACTTTTCTGTAGCCATGGTAACGGATGAAGGTGGAGTAGACGATAAATCATTTAACCAGTCTGCATGGGAAGGACTTACGGCATTTGGTGAAGAAAACAATTTAGAAAAAGGAAAGAATGGTTATAATTATTTTGAGTCTAAATCAGAAGCTGACTATGCAACAAACTTGAATACAGCTGTTAGGAATGACTTTGATATTATTTATGGTGTTGGTTATAAATTGCAAAAAGCAATTGATAAAATCGCGGGTCAGCGTAAAGACAATCATTTTGTCATTGTTGATGATGTAATAGAAGGCAAGGATAATGTGGCAAGCTTAACGTTTAAGGAGCATGAAGGCTCATTCCTCGTAGGTGTTGTTGCTGGTTTAATGACTAAATCTAATAAAGTAGGTTTTGTTGGCGGTATCGAAACAGATTTAATTAATAAGTTCGCAGCAGGTTTTGAGGCTGGTGTAAAAGAAGTTAATCCAAATGCGAAAGTGCAAATTCAATTTGCAGGTACGTTTACTGATACAGCAAAAGGTGCTTCCATTGCTGCAACTCAATATAGTTCAGGTGTGGACATTATCTATCATGCTGCCGGCGGCGCAGGTCTAGGTGTATTTACTGAAGCAAAAAACCTAAAGCAAAAAGACCCTGACCGGGACGTATGGGTTATTGGTGTAGATCAAGATCAACATGCTGAAGGCGATGTAAAGGTGGATGGAGAAACGAAAAATGTTACACTGACATCCATGGTCAAACGCGTTGATTTTGCTGTGCAAGAGATTGCTACGAATGCAAAAAGCGGTGAGTTTCCCGGTGGCGAACTTCTTGAGTATGGCCTAGAGGAAAACGGAATAAAAATTTCCGATTCACAAGAACATTTAACAGATGAAGTGATAAAAGCTGTAAAAGATTATGAACAAAAAATTAAAAATGGTGAAATAGATGTTCCTTCCACATTAAAGTAA